From Acinetobacter sp. ASP199, the proteins below share one genomic window:
- a CDS encoding acyl-CoA dehydrogenase family protein has protein sequence MLAYDADLELFRDNFKRFMSEQIAPHYEQWEREGKIPRSVWNALGENGFLCVDVPEEYGGYGVPTHYSLMLLEESARAGFSALSIGLSCHSDIAAPYILHIATEEQKKYWLPKMVTGEVVGAIGMTEPGAGSDLQAIRTSAILQDDHYLLNGSKTFISNGQHADLVVLAVKTDPQARAKGVSLLLVDTHLEGFKKGTNLDKIGLHSQDTSELFFDNVKVPKDQLLGQPGQGFAYLMQELPRERTAIAATALGAIRGSIDITTTYVKERQAFGQAVGQFQNTRFVLAQAKIDELATAAFYNQNVELYMQGKLNVETAAALKSFSTDMQMKIADNLLQLFGGYGYMTEYPISRFFVDARIQRIYGGTNEIMKEIVARSLLGR, from the coding sequence ATGCTGGCATATGATGCAGACCTGGAATTATTCCGCGATAACTTTAAACGCTTTATGAGCGAACAGATTGCACCGCACTATGAGCAATGGGAACGTGAGGGCAAAATTCCACGTTCGGTATGGAATGCGCTGGGTGAAAATGGCTTTCTTTGTGTCGATGTTCCAGAAGAATACGGTGGCTATGGTGTGCCAACCCATTATTCCTTGATGCTACTCGAAGAATCGGCACGTGCAGGGTTTAGTGCACTTTCTATTGGTTTGTCATGTCACTCGGATATTGCCGCACCCTATATCCTGCATATCGCCACTGAAGAACAGAAGAAATATTGGTTGCCTAAAATGGTGACTGGTGAAGTGGTCGGTGCCATCGGTATGACTGAACCAGGTGCGGGTTCTGACTTGCAGGCAATTCGAACCAGTGCCATTTTGCAGGATGACCACTATCTGTTAAATGGTTCCAAAACTTTTATTTCTAATGGTCAGCATGCTGATCTGGTGGTGCTGGCTGTAAAAACCGATCCACAGGCACGTGCCAAAGGTGTTTCATTACTTTTGGTAGATACCCATCTGGAAGGTTTCAAGAAGGGCACCAATCTGGACAAAATTGGCCTGCACTCACAAGATACCTCTGAGTTATTCTTCGATAATGTCAAAGTGCCAAAAGATCAATTGCTGGGTCAACCGGGCCAAGGCTTTGCGTACCTGATGCAAGAGTTGCCACGTGAGCGCACTGCGATTGCGGCTACGGCTTTGGGTGCGATTCGTGGTTCAATTGATATCACCACGACCTATGTCAAAGAACGTCAGGCCTTTGGTCAGGCAGTGGGGCAGTTCCAGAATACCCGTTTTGTACTGGCACAGGCCAAGATTGATGAACTGGCAACAGCTGCGTTTTATAACCAGAATGTTGAGCTGTATATGCAGGGCAAACTGAATGTCGAAACGGCAGCAGCCTTAAAGAGCTTCTCGACTGATATGCAGATGAAAATCGCAGATAATTTGCTACAGCTATTTGGCGGCTATGGCTATATGACGGAATATCCGATTTCCCGTTTCTTCGTCGATGCACGTATCCAGCGGATTTATGGTGGTACAAACGAGATCATGAAAGAAATCGTAGCGCGTAGTCTATTAGGTCGCTAA